The following are from one region of the Advenella mimigardefordensis DPN7 genome:
- the truA gene encoding tRNA pseudouridine(38-40) synthase TruA: protein MSRRIALGIAYHGKSYLGWQTQPGGRTVQDTLEKALAAFTCEATPTICAGRTDTGVHARAQVVHINTAIVRRMESWVRGVNAHLPADITVRWAQEMPADFHARFSATSRTYVYLLRNERILSPHWYGRAGWDFHPLDLDAMQRAAQYLLGEHDFSSFRSSQCQAASPIRTIEHLNIVRQGAFFVFTLRANAFLHHMVRNILGCLLYVGKGRYPADWMPQVMAAQDRKVAAPTFMADGLYFAQASYPAHFGLEQYDAFDLSRPLDALLFES, encoded by the coding sequence ATGTCCAGACGCATTGCGCTGGGCATTGCCTATCATGGCAAGTCCTATCTGGGCTGGCAGACGCAACCGGGCGGGCGCACGGTCCAGGATACCCTGGAAAAGGCGCTGGCGGCATTCACTTGCGAAGCCACGCCTACGATCTGCGCGGGGCGCACTGACACGGGCGTTCACGCCAGAGCCCAGGTCGTGCATATCAATACCGCCATAGTCCGGCGTATGGAATCCTGGGTCAGAGGCGTTAATGCGCATTTGCCGGCCGATATTACCGTGCGCTGGGCGCAGGAAATGCCGGCAGACTTTCACGCGAGATTTTCCGCCACCTCCCGAACTTACGTGTATTTGCTCAGAAACGAGCGGATCCTGTCGCCTCACTGGTACGGCCGGGCCGGCTGGGATTTTCATCCACTGGATCTGGACGCCATGCAAAGGGCAGCACAATATCTGCTTGGTGAGCATGACTTCAGTAGTTTCAGGTCCTCGCAATGCCAGGCCGCCAGCCCGATACGCACGATTGAACATCTCAATATTGTCAGGCAGGGCGCTTTTTTTGTTTTCACGCTCAGGGCCAACGCATTTTTGCATCATATGGTGCGCAATATTCTGGGCTGCCTGCTGTATGTAGGCAAAGGGCGCTACCCGGCCGACTGGATGCCACAGGTGATGGCTGCACAGGATCGCAAGGTGGCAGCACCTACTTTTATGGCTGATGGGCTGTATTTTGCTCAGGCCAGCTATCCCGCCCATTTCGGGCTGGAACAATATGACGCCTTTGATCTGAGCAGGCCGTTAGACGCGCTGCTGTTCGAATCCTGA
- a CDS encoding TRAP transporter substrate-binding protein — protein MKRRSFLKQATAGVAATGGAVLASPVFAQDAPSISWRLASSFPTSADAIYNGSVNFAKHLAEATDGKFKISVHHAGEVVPALQVLDAVQNNTVQCGHSAAYYYYGKDPALSFDAAVPFGLNTRQYNAWMRAGNGLALTREVYKKFNIVNFPCGHTGTQMGGWFRKEINSVEDLKGLKMRCSAFAGAVLSRLGVIPQQVAGGDIYPSLEKGTIDAAEWIGPYDDEKLGFNKVAKYYYYPGWWEGGFQVSLYVNDGEYEKLPKHYQSAIMQASALATEEMIGTYDAKNPAALRRLIAGGGVLKRFPKAVLDASFAEATKVYEELSAKDPLFKKIHDDYMAFRNDVYPWFGVAEFSYDAFMLDALRNKK, from the coding sequence ATGAAACGTCGTTCCTTCCTCAAGCAGGCCACCGCCGGTGTTGCCGCAACGGGCGGTGCCGTTCTGGCATCGCCTGTATTTGCGCAAGATGCCCCCAGCATCAGCTGGCGTCTGGCTTCCAGCTTTCCGACCAGTGCCGATGCGATCTATAACGGTAGCGTCAATTTCGCCAAGCACCTGGCTGAAGCGACAGATGGCAAATTCAAAATCAGTGTCCATCATGCAGGGGAAGTGGTTCCGGCACTGCAAGTGCTGGATGCGGTGCAGAACAACACAGTGCAATGTGGTCACAGTGCCGCCTATTACTATTATGGGAAGGATCCTGCTCTCAGTTTTGACGCTGCGGTGCCATTCGGCCTGAATACCCGTCAATACAACGCCTGGATGCGGGCAGGCAATGGTCTGGCACTGACCCGGGAAGTCTACAAAAAATTCAACATCGTCAATTTTCCCTGCGGCCATACCGGTACGCAAATGGGTGGCTGGTTCCGTAAGGAAATCAATAGCGTAGAAGACCTCAAGGGCCTGAAAATGCGTTGCAGCGCCTTTGCCGGTGCGGTGCTGTCACGCCTGGGAGTGATCCCGCAACAAGTTGCCGGGGGCGATATTTATCCGTCGCTGGAGAAGGGTACGATTGACGCGGCTGAATGGATTGGCCCGTACGATGATGAAAAACTCGGCTTTAACAAAGTGGCCAAATACTACTACTATCCGGGCTGGTGGGAAGGCGGTTTCCAGGTTTCACTGTATGTGAATGATGGTGAGTACGAAAAACTGCCGAAACACTATCAGTCTGCCATTATGCAGGCCAGTGCGCTGGCAACCGAGGAAATGATTGGCACCTATGACGCCAAGAATCCCGCTGCACTGCGTCGCCTGATCGCCGGCGGCGGTGTCCTGAAGCGTTTCCCGAAAGCAGTACTGGACGCTTCTTTCGCCGAAGCGACCAAAGTATATGAAGAGCTGTCTGCGAAAGATCCGCTGTTCAAGAAAATCCATGATGACTACATGGCATTCCGCAACGATGTTTACCCATGGTTCGGTGTTGCAGAGTTCAGCTACGATGCATTCATGCTGGATGCATTGAGAAACAAAAAATAA
- a CDS encoding TRAP transporter small permease subunit: MKFLFTLSRAIDALMNAIGRVVIWLTLVVVLISAANAVVRKTFHYSSNGWLEIQWYLFGAIFLLAAGYTFLKNEHVRVDIISQRLSRRTQIIIETIGVLFFMLPACLLLIYLSWPFFMLAFETNEQSSNAGGLVRWPVKLLIPIGFTLLVLAGISHLIKCVAYLSGKGPDPLAPMGGKTSEELLAEEIAAEAELKRQQSLQAGN; this comes from the coding sequence ATGAAGTTCCTCTTCACTCTTTCCCGGGCTATTGACGCGCTCATGAATGCGATTGGTCGCGTTGTAATCTGGCTCACGCTGGTCGTGGTGCTGATCAGTGCTGCGAACGCGGTAGTCCGTAAAACCTTCCATTACAGTTCCAACGGCTGGCTGGAAATTCAATGGTATCTCTTTGGCGCAATTTTTTTGCTTGCGGCCGGGTATACCTTTCTCAAGAACGAACACGTGCGTGTGGATATTATTTCCCAGCGCCTGTCCAGGCGGACCCAGATCATTATCGAAACGATAGGCGTGCTGTTCTTCATGTTGCCGGCCTGCCTGTTACTTATATACCTGTCCTGGCCATTTTTCATGCTGGCTTTCGAGACCAACGAGCAATCCTCCAATGCAGGCGGATTGGTGCGCTGGCCGGTGAAGTTGCTGATCCCCATCGGATTCACATTACTGGTATTGGCAGGGATCTCTCATCTGATCAAATGCGTAGCTTACCTCAGTGGAAAAGGTCCGGATCCCCTGGCGCCCATGGGCGGCAAGACATCGGAAGAACTGCTGGCCGAGGAAATCGCGGCAGAAGCAGAGCTGAAACGACAACAATCACTGCAGGCGGGTAACTAA
- a CDS encoding TRAP transporter large permease, translating into MEFFIQNMPPIMFLTLICFLLLGFPVAFSLAANGILYALLGIAFGEFTFPFLQALPDRVFGIVQNDSLLAVPFFTLMGLILERSGMAEDLLETIGQLFGPIRGGLAIAVVFVGAMLAATTGVVSASVISMGLISLPIMLRYGYDRKLATGVIAASGTLSQIIPPSLVLIILADQLGRSIGDMYRGAMIPGFILAGAYIVYVVIASLIKPSYAPALPPEARVYRESNGSNGLPSLLVLILIASVGAWLLGKVFLSEKSAADETIVLNLLLWGVIAFVIAGLNKLLRLKLLSQIAERVVFVMVPPLFLIFLVLGTIFIGVATPTEGGAMGAVGAIIMAMIRGRLTLSLLKQAMDTTTKLTSFVVFILVGSTIFTLTFTGFGGQHWVEGLFASLPGGEIGFLIVVSIATFFLAFFLDFFELAFIIVPLLGPVADKMGIDLIWFGVLLAVNMQTSFMHPPFGFALFYLRSVAPKEDYTDRVTGKPIKRVTTGEIYKGSIPFIIIQLLMVASVMAFPAMVMHYKGTGTGIDPSQVTFDTGNSYGTDPYGSDNGFDSGSGSDANKDKGSSGDAYDDPGNAFK; encoded by the coding sequence ATGGAGTTCTTCATTCAAAATATGCCGCCGATCATGTTCCTGACATTGATCTGCTTTCTGCTGCTGGGCTTTCCGGTGGCCTTTTCGCTGGCTGCCAACGGTATTCTTTATGCCTTGCTGGGTATTGCCTTTGGCGAATTTACGTTCCCGTTTCTGCAGGCTCTGCCCGACCGGGTGTTCGGCATTGTGCAGAATGATTCGCTGCTGGCCGTGCCGTTCTTTACCCTTATGGGCCTGATTCTGGAACGATCGGGCATGGCCGAGGATTTGCTGGAAACAATTGGTCAGCTGTTCGGGCCGATTCGCGGCGGTCTGGCCATTGCTGTAGTCTTTGTGGGCGCCATGCTTGCGGCAACCACGGGTGTGGTATCGGCTTCGGTCATTTCCATGGGTCTTATTTCACTACCCATCATGCTGCGTTACGGCTATGACCGTAAGCTGGCCACCGGTGTTATTGCTGCCTCGGGTACATTGTCGCAAATCATTCCGCCATCACTGGTCCTCATCATTCTGGCCGATCAGCTGGGTCGTTCCATTGGCGATATGTATCGCGGTGCCATGATTCCCGGCTTTATTCTGGCAGGTGCCTATATTGTATACGTGGTGATTGCGTCGTTGATCAAGCCGTCGTATGCACCGGCTCTGCCACCAGAAGCGCGTGTTTATCGTGAATCCAATGGCAGCAATGGTCTGCCGTCATTGCTTGTGCTTATTCTGATTGCCAGTGTCGGCGCCTGGTTGCTTGGCAAAGTGTTTCTCTCGGAAAAAAGCGCTGCCGATGAAACCATTGTCCTGAATCTGTTGCTGTGGGGAGTGATTGCATTTGTCATTGCAGGACTGAACAAGCTGCTTCGGCTGAAACTGCTGTCCCAGATTGCTGAACGCGTGGTTTTTGTGATGGTGCCACCGCTGTTTTTGATCTTTCTGGTATTGGGGACCATTTTCATTGGCGTGGCGACACCGACAGAAGGTGGTGCCATGGGCGCAGTTGGCGCTATCATCATGGCGATGATCCGCGGCCGCCTGACGCTATCATTGCTCAAGCAGGCGATGGATACCACCACCAAGCTGACCAGCTTTGTCGTATTCATTCTCGTGGGTTCAACCATCTTCACGCTGACCTTTACCGGATTTGGCGGACAGCATTGGGTAGAGGGCCTGTTTGCTTCTCTGCCAGGAGGGGAAATCGGCTTTCTGATCGTCGTCAGTATTGCCACTTTCTTTCTGGCCTTTTTCCTGGATTTCTTTGAACTGGCCTTTATCATTGTGCCATTGCTGGGGCCGGTGGCCGACAAAATGGGTATCGATCTGATCTGGTTCGGGGTGTTGCTGGCGGTTAATATGCAAACATCTTTCATGCACCCGCCGTTTGGCTTTGCGCTGTTCTACCTGCGTTCGGTTGCACCCAAAGAGGACTATACCGACAGGGTGACCGGCAAGCCGATCAAACGGGTGACCACAGGCGAGATCTACAAAGGCTCCATACCGTTCATTATCATCCAGCTGTTGATGGTGGCGTCGGTCATGGCCTTCCCGGCTATGGTCATGCACTATAAAGGCACGGGCACTGGAATTGATCCGAGCCAGGTCACTTTTGATACGGGTAATTCCTACGGTACAGATCCTTATGGCTCCGACAACGGGTTCGATAGCGGGTCCGGTAGCGATGCGAACAAGGACAAAGGCAGTTCTGGTGATGCCTACGACGATCCGGGCAACGCATTCAAATAA
- a CDS encoding phosphoribosylanthranilate isomerase, translating into MRTRVKFCGLSSEKDIHDAVHAGADAIGLVLYEKSKRYVPLAQAAALRRAVPAFVHAVTLTVNADVSLIEQIMNTVRPDFIQFHGDETADFCEQFAYPYIRALRVGAPGLATPQEIAAAVKAYPNARAFLFDAYSPAYGGAGISFEIGLLAQVTQDLPAHKIIIAGGLNASNIGALVSSYHPYAVDLSSGIEIAPGEKSAGKMRSFMLALSEADKLHWPAEL; encoded by the coding sequence ATGAGAACCCGCGTTAAATTCTGTGGACTGTCGTCAGAAAAAGATATACACGATGCGGTTCACGCCGGGGCCGATGCCATTGGGCTGGTGCTTTACGAGAAAAGTAAACGCTATGTGCCGCTGGCGCAGGCGGCAGCGTTGCGTCGTGCCGTGCCTGCCTTTGTTCATGCCGTTACACTCACTGTGAATGCCGATGTATCGTTGATCGAACAGATTATGAACACGGTAAGGCCGGACTTTATACAGTTTCACGGTGATGAAACGGCCGATTTCTGCGAGCAGTTTGCCTATCCCTATATTCGGGCATTAAGAGTAGGCGCGCCGGGTCTGGCAACGCCGCAAGAGATTGCTGCTGCTGTCAAGGCCTATCCGAATGCACGGGCGTTTCTGTTTGATGCTTATTCACCTGCGTATGGCGGCGCCGGTATTTCATTTGAAATTGGCTTGCTGGCACAGGTTACGCAGGATTTGCCGGCGCACAAAATCATCATTGCCGGCGGCCTGAATGCATCCAATATCGGCGCGCTGGTAAGCAGTTACCATCCCTATGCGGTTGATTTGAGTAGCGGGATTGAAATTGCGCCCGGTGAAAAAAGCGCCGGCAAAATGCGCTCCTTTATGCTGGCGCTGTCCGAGGCCGATAAGTTGCACTGGCCAGCAGAACTGTGA
- a CDS encoding ABC transporter permease has protein sequence MMTTASLASPGVNPVKKRRISRYATPLAGIAGLVILILLWGIGIHSLTDSMPLAEQLSPQNSFAALVHLLGQSELPGHALTSLRRVFVGLALALVIGIPIGLAVGSARWFENSTQPAFQFLRMISPLSWMPIAVMIFGIGDAPIYFLLTFAAVWPIILNTAAGVKSLNPQWLQLSRSMSATRFETLKTIVLPGILSHILTGLRLSIGISWILLVPCEMLGVSSGLGYFILDTRDRLAYSELMAGILFIGLLGFALDYLAQALYRHFTYGNNR, from the coding sequence ATGATGACAACAGCAAGCCTTGCCTCCCCTGGCGTGAATCCCGTCAAAAAACGCCGGATCAGCCGCTATGCGACGCCGCTGGCCGGCATCGCAGGGCTGGTCATTCTGATCCTGCTCTGGGGTATTGGGATTCATAGTCTGACTGACTCCATGCCGTTGGCCGAACAGTTGTCGCCACAGAACAGCTTTGCGGCACTGGTTCACTTGCTGGGGCAAAGTGAACTGCCCGGCCATGCACTGACCAGCTTGCGGCGGGTATTTGTGGGCCTGGCGCTGGCGCTGGTGATCGGCATTCCTATAGGCCTGGCCGTGGGTAGCGCCCGCTGGTTTGAAAACAGCACCCAGCCGGCCTTCCAGTTCCTGCGCATGATTTCGCCCCTGTCGTGGATGCCGATTGCAGTGATGATTTTTGGGATTGGCGATGCACCCATCTATTTTCTGCTCACGTTTGCCGCCGTCTGGCCGATTATTCTGAATACGGCCGCCGGCGTCAAAAGCCTTAATCCGCAATGGCTGCAACTGAGCCGAAGCATGTCGGCTACCCGTTTTGAAACGCTCAAAACCATTGTTCTACCGGGCATTCTGTCGCATATCCTGACGGGTCTGCGCCTGTCTATCGGTATCTCCTGGATTCTGCTGGTACCCTGCGAAATGCTGGGTGTGTCGTCCGGGCTGGGCTATTTCATTCTTGATACCCGCGACCGTCTGGCCTACTCAGAACTGATGGCCGGCATTCTGTTTATTGGTCTGCTGGGCTTTGCACTGGACTATCTGGCACAGGCACTGTACCGGCATTTCACATATGGTAATAACCGCTAG
- a CDS encoding ABC transporter substrate-binding protein: protein MNLRSRREFLRLSSLLTAAGALPLLNAQNRAFAAEPDAPVRIGYLPITDATPLLVAHANKLFEAEGLQVEKPRLFRSWAQLAEAFLSGQVNVIHLLSPMTVWTRYGSQAKAKVVAWNHMSGSGLTVAPDVNDVKDLGGKTVAIPFWYSIHNVVLQQLLDKSNLKPVSHDKPAPDEVKLVVMAPSDMVPALANKTIAGYIVAEPFNALAEDLKVGKVLRFTGDVWKDHACCVVLMHERDLAERKDWTQKTVNAIVKAQAWIRDHRQETADLLSKDGPNKYTPHSKPTLSRVLVPDADFESRYEATGAIEHANWKTARIDFQPYPFASYTEELVRQLKNTHIEGNNSFLKMLDPAFVARDLVDDSFVKNAVAAVGGLKTFGLDESFTRTEQVVA, encoded by the coding sequence ATGAATCTTCGCTCCCGCCGTGAATTTCTTCGCCTGTCTTCGCTGCTTACAGCGGCGGGCGCCCTGCCCCTGCTGAACGCGCAAAACCGGGCGTTTGCCGCAGAGCCGGATGCGCCTGTTCGTATCGGCTACCTGCCGATTACCGATGCCACGCCGCTGCTGGTCGCGCACGCCAACAAGTTGTTTGAAGCCGAAGGGCTACAGGTAGAAAAGCCGCGCCTGTTCCGCAGTTGGGCGCAACTGGCCGAAGCCTTTTTAAGCGGTCAGGTGAACGTGATTCATCTGCTCTCGCCCATGACGGTATGGACGCGCTATGGCAGTCAGGCCAAAGCCAAGGTGGTGGCATGGAACCATATGTCCGGCTCCGGACTGACCGTTGCACCGGACGTCAATGACGTCAAGGATTTAGGCGGCAAAACCGTAGCCATTCCGTTCTGGTATTCCATCCACAACGTGGTTCTGCAACAGCTTTTAGACAAAAGCAATCTGAAACCCGTCTCGCATGACAAACCCGCGCCTGATGAAGTCAAGCTGGTGGTGATGGCGCCCTCTGATATGGTGCCGGCGCTGGCTAACAAAACCATTGCCGGCTATATTGTGGCCGAGCCGTTCAATGCACTGGCCGAAGACCTGAAAGTGGGCAAGGTGCTGCGCTTTACCGGCGACGTCTGGAAAGATCACGCCTGTTGCGTGGTACTGATGCACGAACGCGACCTTGCCGAAAGAAAGGACTGGACGCAGAAAACCGTGAATGCGATTGTTAAGGCCCAGGCCTGGATCCGCGATCACCGACAGGAAACGGCCGATCTGCTCAGCAAGGATGGTCCCAATAAATATACGCCGCATAGCAAGCCCACCCTGTCGCGCGTGCTGGTGCCGGATGCGGATTTCGAATCACGTTACGAAGCCACCGGCGCGATTGAACACGCCAACTGGAAAACGGCGCGTATCGATTTTCAACCGTATCCCTTCGCCTCCTATACCGAAGAGCTGGTGCGTCAATTGAAAAATACGCATATCGAAGGCAATAACAGTTTTCTTAAAATGCTGGATCCGGCATTTGTGGCACGTGATCTGGTGGATGACAGCTTCGTTAAAAATGCGGTGGCCGCCGTTGGTGGCCTGAAAACGTTCGGCCTGGACGAATCATTCACGCGAACCGAGCAGGTTGTAGCCTAG
- a CDS encoding ABC transporter ATP-binding protein, producing MKALYSDDTPLSQHIGALPASAAPVAVAQEARPVLLHAEHIRISYPGDEGERIVLNDFSLALREQEFVAIIGPSGVGKSSLLRILSGLQTPQAGQVRLNEQAISQPHPDISFVFQDPNLLPWLNVSQNIAYGMNFKRHKNRSRQEIDAAVAEAIDTVKLDGFGSHYPSSLSGGMAQRVALARSLARRPRILMLDEPLSALDEITRAQMQQLLLDTISHYRASAVMVTHDIDEALTLADRIILLDKNASAHRHWSLMQSHPRDVASPEFLSIRADIVHTLRNAFGTGA from the coding sequence ATGAAAGCACTTTATTCCGACGATACACCTCTTTCTCAGCACATCGGTGCACTGCCAGCCAGTGCCGCGCCGGTGGCTGTTGCTCAGGAGGCACGGCCCGTGTTGCTGCACGCTGAACATATTCGCATCAGCTATCCGGGCGATGAAGGAGAACGAATCGTCCTGAACGATTTTTCACTGGCGCTGCGCGAGCAGGAATTCGTTGCCATTATCGGCCCCAGTGGTGTTGGCAAATCGTCACTATTGCGCATTCTTTCCGGATTGCAAACACCGCAGGCCGGACAGGTTCGGCTCAATGAGCAGGCCATCAGTCAGCCGCATCCGGATATCAGCTTTGTGTTTCAGGACCCCAATCTGCTGCCCTGGCTGAACGTATCGCAGAATATTGCATATGGAATGAATTTCAAACGGCATAAAAATCGCAGCCGTCAGGAAATTGATGCAGCGGTAGCCGAAGCGATCGACACCGTTAAACTGGACGGTTTCGGCAGTCACTACCCTTCCAGTTTATCTGGTGGGATGGCGCAACGTGTGGCTCTGGCCCGCAGTCTGGCGCGCCGACCGCGTATTCTGATGCTGGATGAACCGCTGAGTGCACTGGATGAAATCACCCGCGCACAAATGCAACAGCTGCTGCTGGATACGATCTCGCACTATCGAGCCAGTGCCGTCATGGTCACTCACGATATTGATGAAGCGCTGACGCTGGCAGACCGCATCATTCTGCTGGATAAAAATGCCAGTGCGCACCGCCATTGGTCCTTAATGCAATCCCATCCTCGTGACGTTGCCAGTCCCGAGTTTTTATCCATTCGGGCCGATATCGTCCACACGTTACGCAACGCCTTCGGTACAGGCGCCTGA
- a CDS encoding rubredoxin produces the protein MCGPCGFIYDESAGLPEEGIPAGTRFEDIPDDWVCPDCGLSKLDFVLIPD, from the coding sequence ATGTGCGGGCCCTGTGGCTTTATTTACGACGAATCGGCCGGCCTTCCCGAGGAAGGCATTCCTGCCGGCACCCGCTTTGAGGACATTCCGGATGACTGGGTCTGCCCTGATTGTGGTCTGAGCAAGCTGGACTTTGTGCTGATACCGGACTGA
- a CDS encoding acyl-CoA dehydrogenase family protein yields the protein MSAPEISLRSDADQAARFEAIDALLAAKLKPLVQQIDQEGLYPEAIVRELGALGAYDAAVSTEFSGRNAGLAEQIEITRRIAGYCASTAFIAWCQSTSAWYLQHAPNAAAREKFLAPVASGQLLSGTGMSNTVKHLADIERIHLSAVRDGDALIINGSLPWVSNLGQEHIVIVAARVGEEGYAMFAVECNQPGLALKPCPEFSGYEGTRTFNVRFSDVRIPAEHVLAQPEQFKEFIRRIKPGFILGQIGIGLGVIDASLKIIRDSNLTHEHVNIFLDDQFDDIKSDLDVYASATRNMAALADTDQSDLLAVLQGRAAASELSLKATQSAALHAGAKGYLMRHAAQRLLREALFVAIVTPALKHLRKEIHALEQEKKAA from the coding sequence ATGTCTGCTCCTGAAATATCCCTCCGCTCAGATGCCGACCAGGCTGCCCGTTTTGAAGCGATTGACGCGCTGCTGGCCGCTAAATTAAAGCCTCTGGTTCAGCAAATTGATCAGGAAGGCTTGTATCCTGAAGCGATTGTTCGGGAACTGGGTGCACTGGGCGCCTATGACGCAGCCGTATCAACAGAATTCAGTGGTCGCAATGCCGGTCTGGCTGAACAGATTGAAATCACCCGCCGCATTGCCGGCTATTGCGCCTCCACTGCCTTTATTGCCTGGTGCCAGTCAACTTCAGCCTGGTATCTGCAGCATGCACCCAACGCAGCGGCACGCGAAAAATTCCTGGCACCGGTAGCCAGCGGCCAGTTGCTGTCGGGCACCGGTATGTCCAACACCGTCAAACACCTGGCTGATATTGAGCGTATTCACCTGTCTGCGGTGCGCGATGGCGATGCGCTGATTATCAATGGCAGCCTGCCCTGGGTGTCTAATCTTGGGCAAGAGCATATCGTTATTGTGGCCGCCCGTGTGGGTGAGGAAGGCTATGCCATGTTTGCAGTGGAGTGCAATCAGCCTGGGCTGGCGCTGAAACCCTGCCCGGAGTTTTCCGGTTACGAAGGCACTCGCACGTTTAATGTTCGCTTCAGCGACGTGCGTATCCCGGCCGAACATGTGCTGGCCCAGCCTGAGCAATTCAAGGAATTTATTCGTCGCATCAAGCCCGGTTTCATTCTGGGTCAGATTGGTATTGGTCTGGGTGTGATTGATGCCAGCCTGAAAATCATTCGCGACAGCAACCTGACACACGAGCACGTTAATATTTTTCTTGACGATCAGTTCGATGATATCAAGTCCGATCTGGATGTCTACGCCTCTGCAACCCGTAATATGGCTGCGCTGGCCGATACGGACCAGTCTGATCTGCTTGCCGTTTTACAGGGTCGTGCCGCCGCCTCTGAGCTGAGCCTGAAAGCCACGCAATCGGCCGCACTGCACGCCGGTGCCAAAGGATACCTGATGCGCCATGCTGCGCAGCGACTGCTGCGTGAAGCCCTGTTTGTGGCGATTGTCACCCCCGCCCTGAAACACCTGCGCAAAGAGATTCACGCGCTGGAACAAGAGAAAAAGGCCGCATAG